A window of Polynucleobacter sp. KF022 genomic DNA:
CTTGTGTACCCACGTCAAAATACCAGCCTTTCTCAAGCCATTGGGCAACGAGGGCTCTTGATCTCTGAATTGCCCCCAGGGGTAGGCCCCAAGGCATGGCACTTTCCCAAGCGAAATCGCATCATTGCAGCACTCTCGCTCGGTGTTGTGGTGATCGAAGCCGCCAAAATGTCGGGTTCACTCATTACGGCCCGACTGGCAGCAGATTTAGGGAGGGAAGTTTTTGCTATTCCAGGCCCCATTAGCAACCCCAACTCAATAGGCTGCCATCTGCTGATTCAGCAAGGGGCAAAACTTGCCTTTCGGCCGGAGGATATTCTTGAGGAGCTCGATTTTTGCTTGAAACCCTCATTTAAATGGCTTTAAAAGGGGGTTTTGCTATAAAAATAGGCAGCCTGATGCGTCCAAAATAAGCAAAAGATAGGGGTTTTTGGACTTTTCTTAATTTATCGGTTAATAATAAAAAAGGGGTATGCAGTTGGCTGGGTCCTATTTAGACATAAATCGACCCTCCCTTTTGCCCCATAAAACACCATTTCTAGCTCAAATTTAGGCAAAACGCGTGGCAACTAAAGCAACTACCAAAAAAAGCAGTTCAAAGACTACCGCAGGTGATCACCCTAAGGCACTCATCATTGCTGAGAAGCCTTCTGTTGCCAATGACATTGCTAAGGCCCTAGGCGGCTTTACAAAATATGAAGACTATTTTGAAAGCGATGAATTTCTGATTTCTTCTGCAGTGGGCCATTTATTAGAGATCGCTGCTCCAGAAGAGTTTGACGTAAAGCGTGGCAAGTGGTCTTTTGCCAATCTGCCAGTGGTGCCTCCATATTTTGATTTGCGTCCGATTGCCAAAACAGAGTCACGCCTAAAGGTTTTACAAAAGCTTATTAAGCGCAAAGATGTCAACGCACTTATTAATGCATGCGATGCTGGGCGAGAAGGTGAGTTGATTTTCCGTTTGATTGCGCAACATGCAAAAGCATCTCAATCTATTAAACGCCTGTGGCTGCAATCGATGACACCGGCAGCAATTCGTGATGGTTTTGCCAACTTACGAACTGATGAAGATATGCAGCCTCTTGCAGATGCGGCGCGTTGTCGCTCTGAAGCAGATTGGCTAGTTGGCATCAATGGCACTCGCGCAATGACCGCATTTAATAGCAAAAGTGGTGGATTCTTTTTAACAACCGTAGGCCGCGTACAAACTCCGACACTCTCTATTGTTGTCGAGCGCGAAGAACTCATCCGTAAATTTATCTCCAAAGACTACTGGGAAGTGAAAGCAGAATTCATTGCTGCAGCAGGCGTCTATGAGGGTCGTTGGTTTGATCCGAAGTTTAAAAAAGATGCTGCCGAACCAGATGCTCGCGAGAATCGCTTATGGAGCGAAGCAGCTGCACAAAGCATCGTAGCGGCATGTCGTGACAAAAAAGCAAACGTAACTGAAGAAGCCAAGCCAGCCACACAGCTTGCCCCTCAGCTATTCGACTTAACTAGTTTGCAGCGCGAAGCGAATGCGCGCTTTGGCTTCTCCGCAAAAAATACATTAGGTCTTGCACAAGCCTTATATGAGCGTCACAAAGTATTAACGTATCCGCGTACTGATGCAAAAGCACTGCCAGAAGATTATCTCGATACGGTTAAACAAACCATGGAGAACCTCTCTGAGCATTCGCAAGACTATCGTGCATTTGCCAAACAAATTCTGCAGGGCGATCCCAAGGATCCAAAAACTAAGGCGGGCTACGGATGGATTAAACCGAACAAGCGCATTTTCGATAACTCCAAAATTTCCGATCACTTTGCGATCATTCCTACTCTAGAAACACCGAAGAGCTTGAGTGAGCCAGAGGCAAAACTTTACGATTTGGTAGTGCGTCGCTTCTTGGCGGTGTTTTATCCCGCTGCAGAATTCCGCGTTACTACTCGTATTACAGAGGCCTCAGGACACCACTTTAAAACTGAGGGGCGTGTGCTCGTAAACCCAGGCTGGCTAACGGTCTACGGCAAATCCAATCAGGCGGATGATGAGCTAGTTCCGGTCCAAGAGGGCGAATCCGTTCAAACCGAATCCATCGCTGCAGTACCACTAAAAACAAAACCACCAGCACGCTATACAGAAGCAACATTGCTCTCCGCAATGGAAAGTGCTGGTAAGTGGGTAGATGATGATGAGATGCGCGAAGCCATGGCTGAAAAGGGCTTGGGCACACCAGCAACACGGGCGGCAATTATTGAAGGGCTACTGGCTGAAAAATATATCGTACGCGAAGCGCGTGAGCTAATACCAACAGCCAAAGCATTTCAGCTAATGACTTTATTGCGCGGTTTAGATGTTGAAGAGCTGACTCGACCTGATTTGACTGGCAGTTGGGAGAACAAACTTTCTCTCATCGAGCAAGGCAAGATGAATCGCGATACCTTCATGCAAGAGATCGCGCAAATGACTCAGCGTATTGTGAAGCGCGCTAAAGAATACGACAGCGATACCATCCCCGGCGACTATGTCACGATGACCACGCCATGCCCGCACTGTAAGGGCCCGGTGAAAGAAAACTACCGTCGTTTTGCTTGCGAAAAGTGTGGCTTTACTA
This region includes:
- the dprA gene encoding DNA-processing protein DprA → MQILPTPNAPTCIKCGSDDYPRRLYDLFDPPKSLYIYGEIALLKKPMIAIVGSRSASLEGLKNAHLIAQGLSKAGVLIVSGLAIGVDSAAHHAVLKLGPGHFTAAVLGTGTDLVYPRQNTSLSQAIGQRGLLISELPPGVGPKAWHFPKRNRIIAALSLGVVVIEAAKMSGSLITARLAADLGREVFAIPGPISNPNSIGCHLLIQQGAKLAFRPEDILEELDFCLKPSFKWL
- a CDS encoding DNA topoisomerase III, producing MATKATTKKSSSKTTAGDHPKALIIAEKPSVANDIAKALGGFTKYEDYFESDEFLISSAVGHLLEIAAPEEFDVKRGKWSFANLPVVPPYFDLRPIAKTESRLKVLQKLIKRKDVNALINACDAGREGELIFRLIAQHAKASQSIKRLWLQSMTPAAIRDGFANLRTDEDMQPLADAARCRSEADWLVGINGTRAMTAFNSKSGGFFLTTVGRVQTPTLSIVVEREELIRKFISKDYWEVKAEFIAAAGVYEGRWFDPKFKKDAAEPDARENRLWSEAAAQSIVAACRDKKANVTEEAKPATQLAPQLFDLTSLQREANARFGFSAKNTLGLAQALYERHKVLTYPRTDAKALPEDYLDTVKQTMENLSEHSQDYRAFAKQILQGDPKDPKTKAGYGWIKPNKRIFDNSKISDHFAIIPTLETPKSLSEPEAKLYDLVVRRFLAVFYPAAEFRVTTRITEASGHHFKTEGRVLVNPGWLTVYGKSNQADDELVPVQEGESVQTESIAAVPLKTKPPARYTEATLLSAMESAGKWVDDDEMREAMAEKGLGTPATRAAIIEGLLAEKYIVREARELIPTAKAFQLMTLLRGLDVEELTRPDLTGSWENKLSLIEQGKMNRDTFMQEIAQMTQRIVKRAKEYDSDTIPGDYVTMTTPCPHCKGPVKENYRRFACEKCGFTISKTPGGRAFEYPEVEELLREKTIGPLQGFRSKMGRPFAAIIKLSEIPEDDKDYPNAGFKLEFDFGNTQDDETEAVDFTGRQALGVCPKCSGAVYEDGMRYVCENNTGPSKSCDFKTGKVVLQQEVSPEQVQKLLKEGKTDLLTNFKSNRTGRGFKAYLALDSAGKIGFEFEAKAPKAEGAAKAPAKKRAGASAATKSAAKPKRASKAKSSSSS